A region of the Scatophagus argus isolate fScaArg1 chromosome 19, fScaArg1.pri, whole genome shotgun sequence genome:
TGTCAGTATGtttgcatgctgatgttagcatttataacaaatattaaaaatatttatataccACGATTTCTTAACACCGTCACAAAGTGCTTCTCAAAAAGTGctgtaaaacaataacaaaaagctgcaccatgtggacaaaagtattgggacaatagaccattacatcaacagggattttaatgataTTGCTTTCTAAATGTAtcaacagttttgcagctaGAACAGCTTTCACTATTATgagaagactttccacaagaatttagagtgtttctgtgggattttttgcccattcatgcagtagagcaatatTGAGGTCAGGCcctgatgttggatgaaaaggcctgccTTGCTATCTCCATTCCAATTCATCTCAAAGATGTTCGGCAGTGTTGAGGTCAgctctgtgcgggccagtcaagttcttccacaacaaactcatccaaccatatcTTTGGTCTATtccagtcatgctggaatagaaaaggaaagTTGAAAGAAACAGCTTGTCAAGACATCAAGGCACTGCTGCTGCATAAAAATAGCTCAAAGGAACTAGAGAAAACTTCACTGAATTTTCTGGCAGAATCAACATTAACCACACGTGGTAGAGAACAGCAGGGAGAGATaaaagaacatgaaaaacaatttgCTTTATGATCTGAGACATAAAAGTAAACAAGGTtcacattaaactgaaaaactcAACAAGATCCAGGAAATCATcggaaagaaggaaggaagaacaACACGTGGATAATGAAGTCACCGTGGATGAGTAATCTCATATTCGGGTATTCAGAAAATTCGTTTAGGAGGTCATACAAAATTAGCctaaacaaagcagagaaactAGATCAGAAATTAAGAAATTTGAAACTTCAACAGAGtttaccaaacaaaaaaagacagtacTCAAAGCCTAAATAGGCTGCAGCATCAAAAAGCCACCACAATTGCTTTAGACTCTCAGTTGTCCAGACAAGAAGCAGACACTGAATAAGCATTCATCATGCAAAATTTCATATAGTAATGATGACAATGTAGCCAAGAGCCAAATTTCTTTAAATTCAGGGCCATTTTCtagaaaaaatgtttattagtATTTATGGACAATATGCATGTTCACCTCATAATTCTAATGTCATTCCCATGAGCAATTATTAATCATGCCGTCTACCTTTTGAACAAGTAGATCTGGTAATTTGGTAACTTCAAGGTTCACTTTATACACAGATTTCTgctgtaacaaaataaaacaaatgttctcAAAAGTGACAATTGGCAAAGAATAATAATTGAGTTTATTGAGgtatttttttctgccatttattattcattgtggtattaaatatttaagtaaaattggaggggggggggactggagcctatcccagctgactacggcgaGAGGCAGCGTGTGCCCTGGACtagtcaccagtcaatcacagggccaacacacaaagacagacaaccacacactcaacCCGAGGGGCAAGAGTAGCCGATTATTCTATggggcatgtttttgggattgtggatTGTGGGATTGAAGCTGGagtatatatatctatcttttttttaaatttattttttattttggtctttTAGTTAATGGTAATGTTAGGTCATGACCGTAAAGTAGGACAtgattacaaaacaaaagacaactAGCTGGCTGCACCATCAAATAAAGACTAGGATTGTTATATTTTAAGTGTATAACTTTTAGGATGCAATAAAagctcaaaataaaaatattctcaGTATTTTTGACAAGGTAGCAGGatctaaaacaaaatgtaatcactCCAAATTGACCTTGCACAAGTTTTTAAAGTACTGGTGGTCCAATGTAAGATGCAGTTtgtcagaaaatacaaaaccaaaatCTTGTCATAATAACCCATAAATCGTTTTCCCCTCTTTGAGTTCTTGGAATTGCACAACACTCCTTTGACAAATAACGACCCCAGTCCCCCAGGAACACATCATACACACTGCATGATTTAAGGGCGAATAAGCTCAAGCAAACATTTATTGCACAACATTAATAATTTAACAAGAGCCAAGCCTATTTGATGAGCAGTGTCTCTGGTAGATGAGTCAATAAAAGTTAGTGGAGAACTCAGAGACCGGTTTTCTTGGTAGTGAAGAATGACAGATTTTGTTCTGTGTTGAGCAACAAGGATAAAGGCCCACATTTCCACCAGgacaagagaaaacaacaaaaaatctgCAGCAGCGTCAGTTTTCACTGTTCTCACTTGAGATGGTATCAGGTGTACTTTGAACATACTTCTGTTTGGTTAAAGCCAGCCTTGCGCAGAATGGGTGGGGTAATGTGTTTGAACAGACAAGGTGAAATCTCCTGTTGTGATACATGCTCAGGCAGAGCACAGGCTTGAATGGAATCTTTTACCTCTACCACTGGAGAGACCGTGCACCAAAGGATTACCCACTCTTTGGAAATAACCGATTTGATTCTTAATCAAAACCACAATGGAGGCAACCAGCGATACCACAAAAATCCTGGAGAAGGGTCCTGAATACCTTCGAAAGCAGATGGAGCTGGAAAGTGAGACAAAAGCAGGCATGAGTGCTGTGGCAAGGCTTGCTGCAAGCAAACCAAAATATGTCAAAAGCCAACAGGTGGTCAACTCAACCCAAGAGCCTGTGATCAGTCTTGGTTCAGCCTCTGTGAGTAGCACTGGGTCTTCTATCAAGAGCTTGAACCGTGGTGAGAATCTTGTCACAGGGAGTGACTCAACAGAACCTACATGCGGTGTGCAAAGCTGCTCACCGGGGCAGGTACGTCGGTCCAGCTCCAAAAAACGCCCAGACTCCCTCATGCTTTACAGGCAGAAATGTGAGCTACTGAGAGGATCAGCAAATGACCGGAAACACCCTGTAACACgaaagctgctgctcagctccGTGCACAAAAATGCTCCGTTACCTGAGGTGGAAGCAGCGGGCAACAAGGAAAAAATCACCACACCTGAAGGGAGGGCAAAGGAATGCAGCTCGCATGTGGTTACCTCTCAgtcagaaaggaggagaaatggaGTGACGGaacaacacagcacaggaaacaGTGCTTCTAGACCAAAGGTGACAGCTGGTGTTCCGAATAAATCTGCTGGTCTCCTGACAGTTCCTGAGTTTGAACGGAGGTCTGGCAAAGGAGTCAGTCGTTCTCACTCTGACATCAGTTCCAGGTACTCCAAAAACTTTGCAGACTTTGATGCTTTTTTCAAGTACTGTGGGCTGGATGGTGAGGTTATCGAGTCTTTGGGGAAGGAGAACTTCTCAGCGCGCTCTGATGAAATTGCAATAAAAATTCGGAGCATCAGCGTGTCTACATCAGACAGTGGCTTCACCAGGAACAGCGGGGACAGTGTTGGACTACTGGAGGATGAGTTACAGGAAAACATACGACAAGGGACATCAGTTATTGAGCGCAATGCAAGGATTATCAAATGGCTGTACAGCTGCAAAAATGCTAAAGAGACTGGAAAAAGGCTAAGAGACCTTGACTGAGAGTGTGACAAAGGCTGCTGTATAGATGATGCtattttttatatcaaaattctgcatgtgtgtgttctgtgtgcaAAAATAGAAACCACTGGCTGAAAATATGGAAATACTGACATCAACTCAAAAGCTAATTCCAAACACTGTAAGTTCAATTAATAGttccttatttttttattattattttaatacttttgcTTCAATAACTCAGTGCCATTTTCTAATCTTTAGTCTCCAACTTATAAGCAGGTCATGCTATAAGTTGTAACTAATGGATTTATTAATGATTGATAAATCTTTGACTCATAAGCTAAAGATCAGTTCAATGTTGCTAACATGAATGAATTTTGGGTTGCTGTGAAAAGCTCCTTtggctggtgttttttttctctctgtttggtAATAATGcagtcaaaaatgttttaatccaTTAATAATAACTTGTTGATAAATTGTACTCCACTTCAAGGCAAGTAGTCATTCCTCAAATAGTAACAGAATAATAGTATAAATAATAGTATATTATGATTAGAAAGTGGTACCAGTGATTAGCATGCATGTTATGGCATTAACCATTTCATACGTGTGTTCATAAATAATGTTCCTCAGCACAGCCTTTAGACCACCACAAGCATGAAAGTGCCCTAAATTCATAATTTATGATCtaatgaatgttttaatttctttctctcactatctcagtcacacacacacacacacacacacacacacgcacaccaaaAATACCTAACAATCCGATAGGCTTAAGTCCAGTGACCCGTTATAACTATATTTCTCTCCTAAATCTGTCTCATTCGTCTGTTCAccactttctctcactttctgtcttttagcCAACTTTCTGTGCTGATCAAAGCTCAGAGGCTGTAAGACGGGtgggaaaaaagcaaaggacGGACTGTTGTTGACTCATTGTgttaaacaaacagaattaccacccactttgtttttctctctctcacacacacattgagaaaCAACCAATATTTATGTACAGCATATCTGAGTTGATACACATCCTTTAGCTGCAGATGTTGTTGACAGACCTATCACTTCTCCAGAGGCTTGGTTAACTACTTCACATCAAGGCAAGTCATGTCTTGTCCTCTCCACGTGTCTGTTGCCACAACTTAAAGTTAATCTTAACGTTCAGCAGATGATTCAGTTTGGAAAAAGGGGGTCACTTACTACTGATTAATGATTGAAAATGTatgctgtttgctttgctgtagGCTTGTTCACTGTCTTCTTTTATTGTAAAAGTGTAACTGAGTTCTCAAACAATTTTAGAATGCAGGCTGAAACACCACTGCAAAGTCACTCCCAAACCAGCTTTAGTCTGTATTTGCTGCTGCTTGTgtaacagtgttttctgttgaaGTACTGTAATGTTTGTAAAGCTGATAAACAGATAAAgttcttcattatttttcttaggagtaaattatttaaattgtttaaatttaGTCAAAGTACAAGCCAGGTGCAGGATAACAGATTTTTCTTGATGATGACCTAGGTCTACATTTTGCCCTTTTTTCTGGTCAAATTAAGTGCTGATTGTGTATATTTTCACCAACAATGTTCAACAGCTCATTTAATTATTAGTTTCAATTGAAAGGAAAGTACACAGTTATAATATAAGTTACTAAAATATAACACtattatttgaataaatattaTGCATATACATCAGTGAGGCCTATCTGTCTATGGGTCTATGGGAAAACAATACACTGCTTGTAGTGATTGAACATAGTTTAAATTTGCTGTCTGAAGCCTAAAGGGGGCAGTGTCTAACCACAAGAATGACCCTAATTACTGTGTTAAAATCAAAGCAACTCCATATTGTCAGGTCTGTCTCCCTAAACCTCTGATTTCCCTGTAATCACATACACTAACAGTGCCTAAAGGAACAATTACCATGCACAAAACCATGCATGGACTATGCATTAATAGTATGACGATGCATTAGTATTGTGCCTACAAAGCATGGTACTAACTTATGATAACCTGCATATATAAAGAGCTACAGACCTGTGACTTTTTACACAACTCAGACTTGTGTTATTAAAACAAGGTGTCTTAACATACTTGAGACTTAAATCCATAAGGACTTGACTTAAGATCTGAAAGCACTTATTTTTACCTTATAAAATGTAggagtaatttaaaaaaattaaacttcaAATGTTATTGTCAGCAAATTTTTACATACATCGcaattcttctctgcatttaacccatcactgattgaacacacacatgcaacatgcagtgaagcaCACAGAAGTGGTGGGCTGACATGACAGGCACCCAGGGAACATTTGGGAGATTAGGTGCTGTGCTCAAGGACACCTCAGCCGTTACTAACGGAGGGGATATAAGACAGCATCAGGCAGGCCATAGGCTATATAGCCTCAAACTTTGAATATATGAAGATTCAATCCAAAAAGTTCTGTAAGCTCATTAAAAACCTGTGAAATCTACATCTATCCCTTTTTCTTcattataaaatttaaaatctatgaatatgcaaattatGAGTGGAAAACTATTGAAAAATAGTTGTGATGCAGCATGTGAAAACCACCCTCTGGTCGGtcaaaaaccttttcttttattattagGGCTATGTATTGAGAAGACCTGGTCTGAATTTGTATAACAAACTATTAACACAGCTTTCACagaataattttcatttttgtgacatttcagcaTTTAGACACATGAAACACCTACATCATGATTTCATCCTCTGAAGGACCTGTGACTTAAGTAAAGACATGGCAAATAGAGACTTGATGGGGActtgaaataacaaaaataatacatcTGAAAAATACAAGTGGTCAAAACATATGTGACACAACTAATGGCAAGAATTGTAGGTCTTAACTTGAGGTTTATTtgaaaatagcaataataataataatataagcCTATTAATATACCACTTTAAAACTACATGATCACATTTGTTTATAAGTCCTGAATAACCACATAATCACTCACATAACTGTCCAGCAGTCGTGTTCCAATCTTCaatcacaaaatcaaaactttaGGTTACTTCTGCAACTCCGGTTCTCTGAGTAGCATGCATAAGATGTCTCACTATGGCAACCTAtcccaaccttttttgagcCATGGCACATCTTTTAAATTAGAAAGGTCGCACAGCGTTCCGTCGGGCAAAACCGTTTGGATCAGTTGGTCGCTCCTCCCGCCACTGCGCTCCACACGCCCAGAACGCCGATGGGGTGAAGGCAGATGCTCTGGTGAGATTTCTCACTCATGCTACTCAGAGAACCGCGGTTGAGGAAGTGACCTAAAGTTCTCTTTCATAGCATTCGTTTcaatgtctcactatgggatatCGAGACTCCCGTATTGCCAGACAAGCTTTTCTTGAAGACTGACTGCCAGCTCCAGCTCAAGTGGAAGTGTGAGGATGAGGCAGGTCCACTGATGAGCCAACGCTTAGGACAACATGAGCAAGGTTTGGAACACGACATCCAACTTATAAAACCTTGCAAAAGTGAGAAGCGATATCCTGGATGAACATTCCCTTAAACATAGCCCAAGAGGTCGCAAGGCCCCTGGTAGAATGAACCCGCAAGGCAGCATAGCATCCACTATCCAGCAAGAGTCTTTGTTTCGTGATGGGAATAAATTACTCATCCACACACTCAATGGGGTCGGAGGATCAAAGCCAGCAGTGGAAATGCGTAAAGTGGGACATATGGCCACTTGTATGCAAGCATGTCTACATCCAGTGGAGTACTCCATTCttgtaagaagaaaaacagaggacACTGAGCATTCTCCCTCAAAGCAAATAGGTTTGTCGTTCACACGGAGAGGAGATGCGTGTTGCTCCACAAAATCAGTATGCGTGCCAGAGTGTGTCGGGAGTGAAGACCGCCCTGGCGGTTGATATGAGCCACCATAGTCGTGTTGTCTGTTCTTACCAACTCATGATGACTCTGGAGCTGGAAATGTCTCATGTATAGCCTGCCCAACGTCACCACTGACAATGCTGAAGCCATCAGTCCTAACAGCCTCAGACACAGACAATGCTATACTCATCTTGTCATGACAAACCGTACCAGAGTGGATCTGAATGTTTGCACTCTCTGTAAGTGAGTGAATTTAACTGTTAACCACAAAATCCAGCTTGGTCAGGTGTGCTAACACAATGTCCGTATGTGTGCCAGCAAAAATCAGTCATCCAGATAGGTGGCTAAGCGGATGCTGTGCTCCCTGAGCAGGGCTACAGCCACCTCAACCCATTTCACAAACACTCTCAGGTTCAGCGAAAGGCCAACCGGTTGTACTAGGTACTCATACACCATTTCCTGAAACGCAAAGCGTAAATATTTCCTTTGTGGGGAGGGTGGGTGGTCTGGATGATGCAGCCAACACCTCTGTGGGTGGAGATGGGCTGCTACCAGTGGCTTAATGGGCTTAATGTCAAAATCCAGGGAAGACGAGTCTTGAACGAGAGTCTTGCTGGACTATGGTTGCTCTTTCCAGGAGATGGTGAACTTCATCCAGGAGTTCCAGAAACACCAGGAGGAGCTGTCTTGGCCGTCCGTTTTGCCTGGGCAATTTCTTGCCCTCGAAGCGGGACTGGGGAGCCTCCACTGCAACAGTCGGCCACGGAATTCACCTTCTGGTCTGGTGAGCTCGCCTTCAGTGGAGACTCTTCGCTGTAAAGTGGGcgcagtgtgtgcatgagccAGGGTTGCTGACACGGTCTTGGTGTGTGTCATTGCTCAATATCGTATTCATACAGGAGCATGGACGGGCGGCATCACCGTGGGAGGTGAAAAGCGGTTTTGCAACCGTAGTCATTTAGCTGTTGAGCTGTGTCAGTCATTTATAAGGAGCAGGGTCCTTACGCAGACGTCAGGGCTGGCGTAGTGGTACAAATGCTTCTGTGAATACGCGAGTGGGCGTACCTCATAGTGAGACATCGAAACGAATGCTATGAAAACACAAGTACATGTGCGTAGTCCTTTGTCACGTGCAGAAATAAGCCCCAACAAAACAGAAGGGATAAAAGAACATGATTGACAGTCACAGTCAGCCAATCAACGACGTGACTTTGGGtag
Encoded here:
- the fam110c gene encoding protein FAM110C codes for the protein MEATSDTTKILEKGPEYLRKQMELESETKAGMSAVARLAASKPKYVKSQQVVNSTQEPVISLGSASVSSTGSSIKSLNRGENLVTGSDSTEPTCGVQSCSPGQVRRSSSKKRPDSLMLYRQKCELLRGSANDRKHPVTRKLLLSSVHKNAPLPEVEAAGNKEKITTPEGRAKECSSHVVTSQSERRRNGVTEQHSTGNSASRPKVTAGVPNKSAGLLTVPEFERRSGKGVSRSHSDISSRYSKNFADFDAFFKYCGLDGEVIESLGKENFSARSDEIAIKIRSISVSTSDSGFTRNSGDSVGLLEDELQENIRQGTSVIERNARIIKWLYSCKNAKETGKRLRDLD